The following are encoded in a window of Thermococcus celericrescens genomic DNA:
- a CDS encoding DNA-directed RNA polymerase subunit H: protein MATKKEFDIFTHELVPEHRILSEEEKEELLRKYRIRISQLPQIKASDPAVVALGAKPGDILEIRRKSPTAGYYHYYRLVVED from the coding sequence GTGGCGACGAAAAAAGAGTTTGATATATTCACACATGAGCTGGTTCCCGAACACAGAATACTGAGCGAAGAGGAGAAAGAGGAGCTCCTCAGGAAGTACAGGATCAGGATCTCCCAGCTTCCGCAGATCAAGGCTTCGGACCCTGCTGTCGTGGCCCTTGGGGCAAAGCCGGGCGATATCCTTGAGATCAGAAGAAAAAGCCCGACGGCGGGCTACTACCACTACTACCGCCTTGTGGTGGAGGACTGA